The Haloplanus sp. CK5-1 genome contains a region encoding:
- a CDS encoding PH domain-containing protein: MKLSPLSVPYRTVARGGSIVFTVLLLYSGASAAFGRIGALAGVGLAGAALAVLFGYEVAYYRRFEYALGRETLDIRSGVLSRRNREIPIRRVQNVDIRRNVVQRLLGIAAVDFETAGGSETEASLRFVEFPEAKRLQTEIGRLKRERGDGASTQEDAESETETGAKADADTEELFALTGRELAIVGAFSFDFRIPGFLFVIVSGGLPAVSSLLPDGARTTRLAAGVVALAVAVVLVSWLAGATIAVLNYYGFRLTRVGDELQYERGLLRRYDGSIPLDKVQTLTVVDNPLKRRFGFASLRIETAGYAPGSGEGGSEAAVPLAARDRVTELAERIEGVGVPTFDRPPKRVRRRYAVRYLVGLGVAVAVLYGIDLLSTQSLPWYGPAALSVLVPVAAHLKWHHRGYWIGDDHFLTRNGFLRRRTTVVPYYRIQTVIDSRTVFQRRWGLATVTADTAGSLSLIGADAAAVDVDDATAEELRATLPTRLRRALAARRGWIETEGDSAPTPNPGHAGLDANAGTGPSVSEGDGTGDDDRPPTRSRSLGRGDGDGPDDEEPDREGDEDRERHGG; the protein is encoded by the coding sequence ACCGTCGCACGCGGTGGGAGCATCGTCTTCACCGTGCTCTTGCTCTACTCCGGGGCGTCGGCCGCGTTCGGGCGGATCGGCGCGCTCGCGGGGGTCGGTCTCGCCGGCGCGGCGCTGGCCGTCCTCTTCGGCTACGAGGTGGCCTACTACCGTCGGTTCGAGTACGCGCTCGGGCGCGAGACGCTCGACATCCGCTCCGGCGTCCTCTCCCGTCGGAACCGCGAGATACCGATCCGACGGGTCCAGAACGTCGACATCCGCCGAAACGTCGTCCAGCGACTCCTCGGCATCGCCGCCGTCGACTTCGAGACGGCCGGCGGGAGCGAGACGGAGGCGTCGCTCCGCTTCGTCGAGTTCCCGGAGGCCAAACGCCTCCAGACGGAGATCGGTCGACTGAAACGCGAGCGGGGCGACGGCGCGTCGACGCAAGAGGACGCCGAATCCGAAACCGAGACCGGAGCCAAGGCGGATGCCGACACCGAAGAGTTGTTCGCCCTGACGGGACGGGAACTCGCCATCGTCGGCGCGTTCTCCTTCGACTTCCGGATTCCGGGGTTCTTGTTCGTGATCGTCTCGGGCGGCCTCCCGGCGGTGTCGTCGCTGCTCCCCGACGGTGCGCGGACGACCCGTCTCGCCGCGGGCGTCGTCGCCCTCGCCGTCGCCGTGGTGCTGGTGTCGTGGCTCGCCGGCGCGACGATCGCGGTCCTCAACTACTACGGCTTCCGACTGACTCGCGTCGGCGACGAACTGCAGTACGAACGCGGCCTGTTGCGCCGGTACGACGGGTCGATCCCCCTCGACAAGGTGCAGACGCTGACGGTCGTCGACAACCCGCTGAAGCGACGGTTCGGCTTCGCATCGCTCCGGATCGAGACGGCGGGGTACGCCCCCGGCAGCGGCGAGGGAGGGTCCGAGGCCGCCGTCCCCCTCGCGGCACGCGACCGTGTCACCGAACTCGCAGAGCGGATCGAGGGCGTCGGTGTCCCGACCTTCGATCGACCGCCCAAGCGGGTCCGGCGGCGCTACGCGGTTCGCTATCTCGTCGGCCTGGGCGTCGCCGTCGCCGTCCTCTACGGGATCGACCTGCTCTCGACGCAGTCGCTCCCGTGGTACGGTCCCGCGGCGCTGTCGGTCCTCGTGCCCGTCGCCGCCCACCTCAAGTGGCACCACCGCGGCTACTGGATCGGCGACGACCACTTCCTCACCCGGAACGGCTTCCTCCGCCGGCGGACGACGGTCGTCCCCTACTACCGTATCCAGACGGTGATCGACTCGCGGACGGTGTTCCAGCGGCGCTGGGGGTTGGCGACCGTCACCGCGGACACCGCAGGGTCACTCTCCTTGATCGGGGCCGACGCCGCTGCGGTCGACGTCGACGACGCGACGGCCGAAGAACTGCGGGCGACGCTCCCGACTCGACTCCGGCGGGCACTCGCGGCCCGCCGCGGGTGGATCGAGACGGAGGGGGATTCGGCCCCCACCCCGAACCCGGGCCACGCCGGCCTCGACGCGAACGCGGGGACCGGACCGTCGGTGTCGGAAGGCGATGGGACCGGAGACGACGACCGACCCCCGACGCGGAGCCGATCACTCGGTCGTGGGGACGGCGACGGCCCCGACGACGAAGAACCCGACCGCGAGGGCGACGAGGACCGCGAGCGGCACGGCGGCTGA